CTCGGAAGAAGTCCTGCGCCTGCATATCCACAACGACGTGCTCGGGATCGGCTACGCAGGAATCAGGTATCACGTCAATCAGGGAGCCTTCCGACTCCCCGTCCGGCGGTGTGCCGTGGAGCGATACATACCGGTTCAGAGGTATGTGCTTCTGCCTGGTCGCTGTCTTGACGGCGGTGATGATCTGCCGGGTCACACAGAGTTCCGCGAAGGCGCGAAAACGCGAGAGCCTGTCGCTCCGGAAATCCCGGATCGCCTTGTAGAGGCCTATCATGCCTTCCTGGACCACGTCCTCGTGGTCGGCCCCCGCAAGGAAATAGGATCTGGCCTTCCCTTCGACAAGACTCCTGTACTTGCTTAACAGGTGCTCCGCGGCTTCTTCGCTGCCGTCCCTGGCATGCAGAGCGACGACCTCGTCCGGCATACCCCGGAAGCCGTCGGGCACTCCGCACTCGGATGCCCTATCCATCACCAGCACACTCCCTACCGGAGTTGAGCAAGGTCCCTGGGGATGTAGCTCCCAGCCAAATGCGAAACCAGTATTCAGTTTTTGAGTGTCCGGTACGTAACTTCTACCGGACACTCACGCTGGTACATTATAGGCGGGAGAATGCGCGTTGTCAATACTTCCGCAGATTTTTTCACGCCGGACGGTCCTCGGGCTACATCTCGGCGCCGCCCGACACGCGGATGATCCGGGTCTCCGGGGCATAGACGTCGCGCGAGACGAGTTCCCTCGACACAACTCTGCCGCCCTCGCTGACGACCCGGTAGATGGTGATCCGATGACCGGACCGGCCCGCCTGCGCCACGACGCTCTTGCCGGGTTCGATGCCGTCATCCACCTGCCTGACCGTCCGCGCCGAGACGACGGAGTGCCCCTCCGCGACTATCGCCACCTTGCGGCCGTCGTGCCGGCGCCCGAAGATCGTGACGTTGACGGTCTTTTCGCCGACGGACGCCGAAATGTATATCGGCGCATCAGTGTCGTTGCGGAACTTGAGGTCTATGTTCGGCGCGACGGTGGCGTCTCTCCCGACGGGCGCGTATACGACCGGGCGCGAGTGGTGCGAGCGGCGGAGAATCTTCAGGTTGGCGAGCAGCGCGGCATTGTAGACGGTGGTGGAGACCTGGCACACCCCGCCGCCGGTGCCCGACTCGACGCGTCCCTCTACAAACATCTTGGCGTCCCGGAAGCCGGACTTCCGATCGCGCGGGCCGACTACCTGGTTGTAGCTGAAATCCCCGCCGGGCTTGATGATAGTGCCGTCCAGCGCCCGGCATGCGACCCTGAGGTTGTGGCTCCGGTCGCGCTCCCAGGAGTTGTACGGCGTCGAGTACGAGCCGGCGACGCCGTCGATGCCCTCGAGATCGGATGACTTGACCTTCGGGGCGCTCGTCTCGACCGCAAGGTCCACCTCTGTCCGCCCGGAGTTGATCGCAGCGACGAGCCGCGCCGTGCTCTCCTCGATCTTCAGGCGGATGCCGGGCTTCTCGGGCCGGATGACTACCGAGCCGTCGTAGGAGACCGGCCTTGCGTTCTCGGGGTCTCTATTGATGTTCGTCGCAGCCGCCCGCAGGAACTCCGACGCCGCCGATTCGTCGAAGTCGTACTTCATAGGCAGGTCTACGGGCGCGCGCCGGGCGGCGATGACCTCGGCCAGCCGCCGAAACAGGTTGCCCCGCCTTCCGTACCCGAAGGCGGAATCGGCGGCCGCGCGCACGTTCACCGTGCCGCCGAGTTCGGCGACGGAGACGGCCGTTGACTCACCGGCATAGCGGAGATCGAGCCGCCGCGACCCGGCCTCGGCCGCGAGCAGGCCTATGCGCTGGGACGCCTGGTCGGGCGTCATGTTGCTCAGGTCGGCCCCGGCGAGACGCACTCCGGGGTAGACGCGGCCGCCGCCGAGCAGATATGCCGCCGTTCCCGCGAAGAGAACGGCCGCTGCTGCCAGAATCACCGACGCTATCCTGATCCTGCGAACGAACACCGTACAGCACCTCGACCAAAGAAAAGGCCCCTCGCCGCGCGGAGCGGTGAAAGGCCGAAAACCTTCCTGGCTTCAATATAGCACGATTCACGAGGCGGCACAAGACGTCAGAGCCGACGCCAGCTCACGACCTGGACGGATGTGACCGCCTCGTCGGCGCCGGGCATGCCGGGCGGCAGGTTCCTGGAGAGCAGGGGAACCTGGTATATGTTCGGCACGTTGGTGCCCATGTCGAAGTAGTTGGCCACGTACGTTCCCGCGAACTGGTTCTGTTTCGCGCTGACGATCTTTCTCTGGGCGTACCACGCTCCGGCGCCGCTCAGTTGGGACTCGCCCGATCCGGTAGCGAACTCGATATCGCGACCGGCAATGCAGCCCAGGGCATCGGTCGTCGGGAAGGTGTTTATCGGCAGAACGCTGCAGTGCACGCGGATGTCCCCCTCCACGAAGAAGGTCCCCCTGCCCTGGTAGCTGAGCGCTTCGTTCTTCTTCGCCAGATCGAGGCTTCCGGTAAGACGAACGATCCCGTTTATCGTGACAGTCTTGGCAACCGCGTTCCAGGTCATGGAGTTGACGCCGTCGGTCATCGTGAACGAAGCGATACTGCTGTCGAGCTTCGTGATCGGCACGACCATCGCCCGCGATCGCAGGTAGGCCGCATACGTAGCATAGCTGAGCCCCGTGTTGGGGTTCGTGTAAGGGTCCAGCAGGCTCGGGAACGTGATTCGGTCGCCGAGGTCGTAACCCTGGCTGTGGCCGTTGTCGGAGTAGATGTTCGACGAGCCCTTGTTGCCGCCGTAGCCGTCGGTCACATACACTCCGTCGAGAGTGTCCTTCAACAGATTGCCCGTGTTGTTGGGAGAGCCGACTGTGGCCGCACCCGAGAGGTTGACCATGCCGTGCTTGACGCGTAGCTCGGCGTTGAGGCTCTCCACGAGTTGGCCGCCGTAGCTCACGCTGGAGAGAGGAGGAACCTTGGCGCGCAACGCGGCGGGCATGCCGTTGTAGTTGTTGCCGATGTAGGCTCGCCCGCTCAGGTCGGCGGCGACGTCCAGGTCGGTGGCCGTAAGAGGCTCGTCGTAGTAGCCGTTCATGTTGCTGTCCTGGAACGGCTCGGCCGGGGTCCAGACGCCGTTGCCGTCCGTATCGGTGAAGGTCTCCCCGCGTCCAGGCTCGAAAACGCCGTTCCCATTCGTGTCCGTGAAAGGCTCCTCGTCATCCCAGACCCCGTTTCCGTTCAGGTCGGAAAACGGGTCTCCCTCGCCGAGTATGTGCACGGAGCCGCGGATGTCCACGTTGCCGTTGATGCCTCTGCCGGACTGCCCGACGCCGGCGAAAATCGCGTTGTCCCAGATGCCGATGGACCCGGTGCTGACCCGCACGCGAACCCTTTCGGTTATCCCGCGGTACGTTGCGACCGACGTCACCGAGGCGCCCCGGCTGCTGCCTCCGCCGTCCGGCACTACGGTGTACCGCCCGGTCGAACCTTCGATCAGTTGGCCGAGCGTCTCGGTGTCGTCGGCGCTCATGTACGGGATGTATCCGCCGTTGCCCTCGGCCGCGGCGATGATCTGGGCGATGGCGTACTCCACGCCGGCCTCGGCCAGGTGGAAGGCCACCGCGCGGTCCGCGTCCCTGCGCGCCCGGACCATATTGGTGGTGGTAAGGCTTATGTAGGCGAGGGCCAGCATGGAGATCATCATCATCACCATGATGCTGGTCATGAGCGCCGACCCGGATCGGGAAGCGATCGTCCTTCGTATCATTCTACCTACACTCCCTCCTGCCTGCGGAAGAACCGCCCAGGAATGCGCCTTCCGCTACCTGTTGCGCAGAGAGACGCTCTGCTGAATGAGATCCGGGTTTATCCCCACGTTCTCGGACTCTACGCCTCGCATGGCAAGCCGAACCATGGTGGTACCGCTCAAACTGAACTCGAAGCTGCGGAGGTGCGAGGCGAGGCGGGTGCGGCTGCCGTCAACGCGTTTCCACAGTGTGTTGTCGCCGTTCTCGACCGGGGATTCCGTCCCGTTGTCGCCGGAGAGGTAGTATTCGACCAGGTCGCCTGCAACCGTGCGCTGGTATGATCCGGTGTAGGAGTCGAAGCGGGGGAACTGCACGAACAGGTGGCCGTTCTGCTCGTAGGCTGACTGCCCCTCCTGCATCTCGGTAGCGATCTTGCGCATGGCCAGGCTGCCGTACATGTTGGCGGTCGTCCCGCTAGTTCCTATGCGCCACAGTCGGGAAGTGCTCCCGAACAGCGCCACGGTACCGACCAGCACCATTACGAGCAGTCCGGACGCGACGATCACCTCGATCAGCGAGAAACCGCCCCGTCTTCGTATCAGTGAGAGATGTGCTTCTGATTTGCTCATTGGAGCCTCAACTGTGATCGCTTATCAGCGTTGACATGTGGACGGTGCCTCCGACCATGCGGTAGCCGCCCCATGTGATCGTCACGTCAATCTTCTTGATATTCGCGCCGAAATCTTCGATAGTGGTGGTCTGCTGCGCGCCCGGCAGTTCGGCCGGGACGCTCACCTCGGATGTGCCGTCGAGCAGATTGGCGTAACCGGCCGACCGTTTCTCCTCGATCGTCTGCTGGGCGAGGCCCATCGCGTAGGACATGTGCACGGCCTTGATGCGGGATATCTGCGCGCTGGGGAACGCCGCCGCGAATATGAGTGCGCTGAACGAAAGCACGAGAATCACCAGCAGCACCTCTACCATGGTGAAGCCCCCGCACTTTCGCTTCGGTTTTCCGATCATCGGCTGCATAAGCGCCTCCAACTCTGGCTGCCGCCCGGTCGGATTCTACGGATGCCGCAGAACGCCGGGCTCATGGGCAGATGTGCTTGCCCCCGACTGAGCACAGCGGGTCCTCGCCGACCGCCCGGATGGTGTACTCCCCGCCGCCCGGACACTCCGGCATCTCCTTGATGTAGTCCGGGTATATGTCCGGCCACTCCGGAACTCCCCCGGCCGACTGGTGGGTTGACATCGCCCAGGTCTCCTTGGCGTACTTGATCTGGCGGAGTTGGGCGCAGCAGGATCTCGCCTGAGACCTGGTTCTCGCCCCGACGAACGCCGGGATGGCGATGGCGGTCAGAACGGAGATGACCAGGACGACGATCATCATCTCGAGCAGTGAGAAGCCTTGCCTGTTCTTCAGTCGAAGGGTTCGAGACATTCTGTATTGCCCCCGGATGTTGGTGCATCCCTCATATGCGAACAGGCCCCCGGACACGCCGCGCGGAGCATTCCGGAACGACGATGAAGGCGGCCTGCGCAGAGAAGCGCGGGGCCGGACGCCCGAGGGGAATCCGGCCCCGGAATCTCACCAACGACTAGTCTAGGACGTGGTCGTCCGTAGTGGCATCACCGTTCGCACCGACCGTACACGTCGGCGCGGTCGTCATGTCGTTCGCGGCATACTCGCCGTCGGACGGACAAGTCGGCTCGGTCTTGATGTAGGCGTCTACGCCCACGAGATCGTCCGGCCAAGTTGGGGTTGCGTCCGACCCAGCCTTGGTGTCCATCGCCCACTGTTCCTTCGCGGCGTCAATCTGCTTCAGGTTCGACACGCATGCCTTGGCACGGGACGTCTCCCTCGCCTTGATGAAGTTCGGCACCGCGATCGCGAGCAGAATACCGATGATCAGGACGACGATCATGATCTCGATAAGGGTGAAACCCTTCTCGCCGCGTCTCTCTCTGATTGCCTTCACTCGTACACCTCCTGGATTTTGTCGCCGGCGCGTGGTCGGCGAAGATCTCCGGCGGCCGCCCGATGCTCCGAGCAGGACGCCTGTGAAGCTTTATCCGCAATTAGTATGGCAGCAGAGCTTCAAGTGCATTGTTCCACAGCGCATAGCGCCATTCACAATGTTTTTCGCCGACCACGAACATCTGCGGATGATGCTCCAGGAGAGATTATCGGCACGGGATCGCCGAGACTGGAGAGAATGGGGGAGGACCGGGGCGCACTTACGGCCAGAAGGCGTAGGTCTGAGTGTTGAGGGCGATCCCGACGATCGTCCAGATGCTGCCCATCACGCACTCACCTATGATCAGACCGAGGAAAAGAGGCGCCGCGGCGCGGTAGGTCCGGAGCCCGCCGTATCGGAGGAGCATGAGCTTGATCAGCCACGCGATGAACATGCACATCCAGAGCTGGTGCATGGACCACGTGCTGGAGACGGCGAAACCGACCGGGTGGAACGGGAACCAGAAGAAGCGCATCCTGAGGCTGTTCAGGAGGATGGTGAACAGGAAACCGACGATGATCGCCCATGTGATATTCGCGCTCGGGACGGCGACGCCCTTGAGCCAGCCGTCGAGGCGGTTGTAAGGCTCGCCGCCGAAGATGAGCGGCACGGTCGGAGGGGCGACCTTCGACGCGGCGCCGACCTCGTAGCAGATGTGCAGCTGGGACCAGAAGCTCGCGATCGTGCCGGCGACGACGGCGAGCATTATCGCCGCGAAGAGCTTGCGGTAGCTCACGGAGGCGCGCTCGGCCATCTTGTAGCCCTCGAGCATGAACGGCATCGGGTGCGCCCGATAGGCGCGGTTGAACCAGAACATCATCGAGAGGACGACCAGATTCTGAGGGCCCAGGTGCGCCGGCCCGATGATCGAGGGCAGGATGGTATCCGGCCCCGCCGCGTGGAGGTCGTGAGCAGGGGGGCCGAGTTCGGCCCTCATGCGCGTAACCGCGATCG
The nucleotide sequence above comes from Armatimonadota bacterium. Encoded proteins:
- the sigH gene encoding RNA polymerase sporulation sigma factor SigH → MDRASECGVPDGFRGMPDEVVALHARDGSEEAAEHLLSKYRSLVEGKARSYFLAGADHEDVVQEGMIGLYKAIRDFRSDRLSRFRAFAELCVTRQIITAVKTATRQKHIPLNRYVSLHGTPPDGESEGSLIDVIPDSCVADPEHVVVDMQAQDFFRGGEYDELSDLESRVLRWYLEGMSYREMAAMLTCRTKSVDNALQRVKRKIGRHIGGD
- a CDS encoding prepilin-type cleavage/methylation domain-containing protein, which produces MIVVLIIGILLAIAVPNFIKARETSRAKACVSNLKQIDAAKEQWAMDTKAGSDATPTWPDDLVGVDAYIKTEPTCPSDGEYAANDMTTAPTCTVGANGDATTDDHVLD
- a CDS encoding VanW family protein, which codes for MILAAAAVLFAGTAAYLLGGGRVYPGVRLAGADLSNMTPDQASQRIGLLAAEAGSRRLDLRYAGESTAVSVAELGGTVNVRAAADSAFGYGRRGNLFRRLAEVIAARRAPVDLPMKYDFDESAASEFLRAAATNINRDPENARPVSYDGSVVIRPEKPGIRLKIEESTARLVAAINSGRTEVDLAVETSAPKVKSSDLEGIDGVAGSYSTPYNSWERDRSHNLRVACRALDGTIIKPGGDFSYNQVVGPRDRKSGFRDAKMFVEGRVESGTGGGVCQVSTTVYNAALLANLKILRRSHHSRPVVYAPVGRDATVAPNIDLKFRNDTDAPIYISASVGEKTVNVTIFGRRHDGRKVAIVAEGHSVVSARTVRQVDDGIEPGKSVVAQAGRSGHRITIYRVVSEGGRVVSRELVSRDVYAPETRIIRVSGGAEM
- a CDS encoding prepilin-type N-terminal cleavage/methylation domain-containing protein yields the protein MQPMIGKPKRKCGGFTMVEVLLVILVLSFSALIFAAAFPSAQISRIKAVHMSYAMGLAQQTIEEKRSAGYANLLDGTSEVSVPAELPGAQQTTTIEDFGANIKKIDVTITWGGYRMVGGTVHMSTLISDHS
- a CDS encoding prepilin-type N-terminal cleavage/methylation domain-containing protein; the protein is MSRTLRLKNRQGFSLLEMMIVVLVISVLTAIAIPAFVGARTRSQARSCCAQLRQIKYAKETWAMSTHQSAGGVPEWPDIYPDYIKEMPECPGGGEYTIRAVGEDPLCSVGGKHICP
- a CDS encoding prepilin-type N-terminal cleavage/methylation domain-containing protein, with the protein product MSKSEAHLSLIRRRGGFSLIEVIVASGLLVMVLVGTVALFGSTSRLWRIGTSGTTANMYGSLAMRKIATEMQEGQSAYEQNGHLFVQFPRFDSYTGSYQRTVAGDLVEYYLSGDNGTESPVENGDNTLWKRVDGSRTRLASHLRSFEFSLSGTTMVRLAMRGVESENVGINPDLIQQSVSLRNR